The following are encoded in a window of Pecten maximus chromosome 17, xPecMax1.1, whole genome shotgun sequence genomic DNA:
- the LOC117315293 gene encoding transcription factor E4F1-like: METKSNESDGRKKLTCETCNRTFISSIAFLRHQKRHQMAASSGFTCTVCKTDFLYDWERVSHMVRYHKLNGPLDCFVCRHSFRNYAEYRSHKRYCKTTLKCVGETTMSGQSVSGDKENVFAGNTDNIDCEYEGNDTSDSGRGASDQGETTLGCESDINKDSTDVPPLGKVKVKLSCGTILFVKDTMIKTSFVADDDDSVATIDEGHAGTESASLKNVSTDTVASSGKVQTSFGNAETSQGKKCNSSEDKSASSTITPGDRETDGTKKLSVGTESLSVITENSSVKTVNTILEVDIICTRCHKDVRELFTEDERKHVCNICRRTYVSSFQLSKHMAAHTATKFYRCHHCDKCFTETRYLQRHLIDTHRERYSICRFCCALFISRPGLTQHLKEKHPNQGRYNLSCLL; this comes from the coding sequence ATGGAAACGAAAAGTAACGAGTCAGATGGACGGAAAAAACTAACATGTGAGACGTGTAACAGAACATTTATATCCTCGATTGCATTCCTACGTCATCAGAAGCGCCACCAGATGGCGGCATCCTCTGGGTTTACATGTACTGTGTGTAAGACTGATTTCCTTTATGATTGGGAGCGTGTAAGTCACATGGTAAGATATCACAAACTAAACGGACCACTGGACTGCTTTGTTTGCCGACACAGCTTCCGTAACTACGCAGAATATCGCTCCCACAAGCGTTATTGTAAGACAACGTTGAAATGTGTAGGGGAGACAACCATGTCTGGACAGTCAGTCTCAGGAGATAAAGAGAATGTATTTGCAGGGAATACGGACAACATTGATTGTGAATATGAAGGAAATGACACGTCTGATAGTGGAAGAGGTGCCTCAGATcagggggagacaactctaggtTGTGAGTCGGACATCAACAAGGATAGCACTGATGTGCCACCATTGGGAAAAGTTAAGGTTAAGCTGAGTTGTGGAACGATATTATTTGTTAAGGATACCATGATCAAAACTAGCTTTGTGGCAGATGATGACGATTCTGTGGCCACCATTGATGAAGGCCATGCAGGAACTGAAAGTGCATCACTTAAAAACGTCTCTACTGATACAGTTGCTTCCTCTGGAAAAGTCCAAACTTCTTTTGGAAATGCTGAAACTTCCCAAGGAAAGAAATGCAATTCATCAGAAGATAAATCTGCTTCCTCCACTATCACTCCTGGTGATAGAGAAACAGATGGTACAAAAAAattgtctgtagggacagagAGTCTCTCAGTAATAACAGAAAACTCTTCAGTAAAAACTGTAAACACCATACTAGAGGTTGATATCATCTGTACTCGGTGTCACAAAGATGTACGAGAACTGTTCACTGAGGATGAAAGAAAACATGTTTGTAACATCTGCCGTCGGACGTACGTCAGTAGTTTTCAATTGTCGAAGCATATGGCAGCTCACACGGCTACGAAGTTTTATAGGTGCCACCATTGTGATAAATGTTTTACAGAGACGCGATATTTACAGCGCCACCTCATAGATACTCATCGCGAACGTTACAGCATCTGTCGATTTTGCTGTGCCCTCTTCATCTCTCGTCCGGGGCTAACGCAGCATCTAAAAGAAAAACACCCGAATCAGGGGAGATATAACTTGTCGTGTCTGCTTTAA
- the LOC117315294 gene encoding zinc finger protein 57-like, which yields MAWHQDLRPYVCEVCNKGFRTRMNLIGHLPVHSGVKAHQCEVCGQCFTLKETLRRHKRIHNKAKKYQCKHCGLKFRSTEGLNGHLVNSHLTSQDISSLTFKVRQCDLCDKLCSSKQMYERHMTTHTGERPFHCQFCPRSFSLNTLLLRHVRTIHQRSEVHTCLMCNCQISSRSKWRRHLKTRKHREHCEEKGLMEPGEDGMVKGIHFKVSGLKNTDSVSDGHKMTCDVEETQEVQNVDYLQHIAEEVEGTGYIQQITEEVHDSGFIHQITGEVQNSDLIQQITGVVQSSNSTQDESSGYINQISQEVETVAAGQSTIMEIVYDDQSESQTAVNSIVEGRPLQNIVYLKVVS from the coding sequence ATGGCGTGGCATCAGGACTTGCGAccatatgtgtgtgaagtttgcAATAAAGGGTTCCGTACGAGGATGAATCTGATTGGCCATCTCCCGGTACACAGCGGAGTAAAAGCTCACCAGTGTGAGGTTTGTGGTCAGTGTTTCACGCTGAAGGAAACGCTTCGTCGTCACAAAAGAATCCATAACAAGGCTAAAAAATACCAATGTAAACATTGTGGCCTCAAATTCCGTAGCACGGAGGGTTTGAACGGTCACTTGGTGAATAGCCATCTGACCTCGCAGGATATAAGTAGTCTCACATTTAAGGTACGACAGTGTGATCTGTGTGACAAACTCTGTAGCTCCAAACAGATGTACGAACGTCACATGACAACACATACAGGGGAGCGACCATTTCACTGCCAGTTCTGTCCACGCAGCTTCAGTTTAAATACACTCTTGCTTCGCCATGTTCGTACAATCCACCAGAGATCTGAAGTCCACACCTGTCTGATGTGTAACTGTCAAATATCGTCTCGAAGTAAGTGGAGGCGACATCTGAAGACACGAAAACACCGTGAGCATTGTGAGGAGAAAGGCTTAATGGAACCTGGGGAGGATGGAATGGTGAAAGGCATCCACTTTAAAGTGAGTGGGTTGAAGAACACTGACAGTGTTTCTGATGGCCACAAGATGACTTGTGATGTGGAGGAAACACAAGAAGTTCAGAATGTAGATTACCTCCAACATATTGCAGAGGAAGTGGAGGGCACTGGGTATATACAACAAATTACTGAAGAAGTTCACGATTCTGGGTTCATTCATCAAATCACCGGGGAAGTTCAGAACTCAGATCTGATACAACAGATAACAGGAGTGGTTCAGAGCTCTAACTCAACACAAGATGAGAGCTCGggatatataaatcaaatttcACAGGAGGTAGAGACAGTTGCTGCGGGACAGAGTACGATAATGGAGATTGTTTACGATGACCAGAGCGAATCTCAGACAGCGGTGAACAGCATTGTTGAAGGACGGCCTCTCCAGAATATTGTTTACCTTAAAGTAGTTTCATAG